DNA from Ovis aries strain OAR_USU_Benz2616 breed Rambouillet chromosome 15, ARS-UI_Ramb_v3.0, whole genome shotgun sequence:
CAACGTGCACTTGTAGGTCTCTTTAAAGGCCTCAAGGAAACGTGGTATTACTTCATCCACAGTGACATGCCTCTGGAGCTCCTCACTCAGAGAAGTGACGCCTGTCCCAACCAGCCCACAGGGCACAATGTGCTCAAACCACGTGAGGTCCGTAGAACAGTTCAGCGCCAGGCCATGGGACGTAACGTGCCTTCCACAGCGGACACCTGCAAGGCAAACCAATGGCTCTTAGAATAGacaccctccctccccaggctTCATGATGGTCCTCAGTGAGATGAAGAAACTGGACTAGACCACCGATTTTCCAATTCTGTTTCTAGAGCACCCAAGAGGTTGGACACAGATCGGGGAGCGGGACAAAATGAGAGGAGACGCCTGTGACTCCACACTGGCTGCACTTACTATGGACATTACAGAAATGTCCTTTAACAAAGATTCcgctgtttaaaaaaattatgaaaaaaaaaatttcaccctTATTGTCCAGATATTGTGAAGTAACCTGGCAACTCACTTCTCGTTGTCTCTCCATTTCTAAATATGAGTGTGTTGAACCACGTGACCTCCGAAGTGACCTGGttctgaagatatcagtgagaagAGCCTTAGATAAAGGCAGTGGGCAGATGATTCAAAACCCGCGCCAGTGACACCCGCCCGGAGCTCTGCCCTCACCACCATTGGTCTGGCcccgccaggccccgccccaaGGCGCTCACCGATCGCGCAGATCTTGCGCTCGCCGAGCCAAACTCCAGTGTAGGGTGGGGGCCGCGCGCGGGCGCCGGGTAGGCCCTGGAGCTCGCACAGGCGCACGGCGCACGCCTCCAGCGCGGCCACGTGGGTGCGCAGGCGCAGGCCGAGGGGTCGTAAGTCGAGTACCGGGTGGCACAGCAGCTGGCCCGGGCCGTGGAAGGTGGCCAGGCCGCCCCGGCCAAGGGGGCGCACCTCGGCACCCAGGGCCCGCAGTCGCGCAGTCTCCTCGGATGTCAGACCGCCGCGCAGCCCGGTGGTATACACAGGCCCCGCGGGCTCGCAGAGCAGGAGGGCACCCGCCTCGGGCCCTGGCTCGGCCTGCAGCCGCCGCAGCCAACGCTGCTGCAACGCCAGCAACTCGGCGTAGGGAACCTGACTCAGCCACACCAGCCGTACCGCCGGTTGCGGCATTTCGCCCGCCGCGCCGTCTGCGGAGCCCCGCCTCCTTTTCGGGCCTAGGGGCGGGCCGGGAGGGGCGGGGACTCGGAGCCTCCACCCCTAAATGCTTTTTACTGGCTGTTGAGGGAGTGTTTTGATACTGTAAGGTCAGTTCCTAGCTTCCGAGCCTTCTGGACGGTGAGCAGGGGTTGTACCACAGTCCAGCGTCTATTCTGTCCAGTCTTTTGGCCTCACGCCACGCAGGTGTTGaattcttagtcgctcagtctaaCAATTTAGACTGActctttgactctttgcgaccccagggattgtagcccgccaggctcctccgtgggagaaggcaatggcaccccactccaatactcttgcctggaaaatcccatggatggatgcagtccatggggtcgctaggagtcggacacgactgagcgacttcactttcacttttcactttcatgcattggagaaggaaatggcaacccactccagtgttcttgtctggggaatcccagggatgggggagcctggtgggctgccgtctatggggtcgcacagagtcggacacgactgaagcgatttagcagcagcagcagcagcagtaaggtcagttcaattcagtcgctcagtcgtgtccgaccttttgcgaccccatgggcagcaacaaaccaggcttctctgtccatcaccaaattcagaaaattgctcgaactcatgttcatcgagtccgtgatgccatccaaccatctcatcctctgttgtccccttctcctcctgccttcaatctttcccagcatcagggtcttttccaatgactcaattcttcccatcaggtggccaaagtattggagtttcagtttcagcatcagtccttcgaatgaatatttaggactgatttcctttaggatggactggttggctctccttgcagtccaaggggctctcaagagtcttctccaacaccacagttcaaaagcatcgatttttcagcactcagctttcattatagtccaactctcacatccatacatgactactggaaataccatagctttgactagacagacctttgttggcaaagtaatgtctctgcttttaatattctgtctagattggtcatagcttttcttccaaggagcaagcttcttttaatttcatggctgcagtcaccatctgcagtgattttggagccctgaaaaacaaagtctctggctgtttccattgtttccccatctatttgccaggaagtgatgggacaggataccttgatcttagttttctgaatgttgagttttaagccaactttttcactctcctctttcactttcattaagaagctctttagttcctcttcactttctgccataagggtgatgtcatctgcatatctgagatgcatatattgatatttctcccagcaatcttgatttccagcttgtgcttcatccagcccagcatttcacattatgtcctctgcatagaagttaaataagcaatgtgacgatatacagccttgactactactttcccaatttggaaccaaactgttgttccatgtctggctctgactgttgcttcttgacctgcatacagatttctcaggaggcaggtaaggtggtctggtattccggctctttaagaattttctacagtttgtggtgatccacacagtcgaaggctttagcatagtcaatgaagcagaagtagatgtttttatgcaactctcttgctttttcaatgatccagcagatgttggcaatttgaaatctggttcctctgccttttctaaaacaagcttgaacatctggaagttcacaggtcatgtactgttgaagcctggcttggagaattttgagcattatgttgctagtgtgtgagatgaatgcaattctgcggtagtttgaacattctttggcattgcatttctttgggattggaatgaaaactgatcttttcccgtcctatggccactgctgaattttccaacattgctggcatattgagtgaagcactttaacagcatcatcttttaggatttgaaacagctcagctggaattctgtcacctccactagctttgttcatagtgatgcttcctaaggcccccttgacttcacattccaggatgtctggctctaggtgagtgatcacaccatcctgattatctgagtcatgaagatcttttttgtacagttctatgtattctttccacctcttcttaatatcttctgcttctgttaggtccataccatttctgtcctttattgtgcccatcttagcatgaaatgttcccttagtgtctctaattttcttgaagggatctctagtctttcccattttattgtattcctctatttctttgcattgattgctgaagaaggctttcttatcgctctttgcttttcttttgaagtctgctttcaaatgggtatatctttccttttctcctttgcctttctcttctcttcttttctcagctatttgtaaggcctcctcagacaaccattttgcctttttggatttctttttcttggggatggtcttaatcactgcctcctgtacaatgtcatgaacctctgtccatagttcttcaggcactctatcaggtctaatcccttgaatctatttcgcacttccactgtataatcataggggatttgattttggtcatacctgaatggtctaatgctTTCcactactttcttccatttaagtctgaagttggcaataaggaattcataatctgagccacagtcagctcctggtcttgtttttgctggctgtatagagctgcttcatctttggctgcaaaaatatgatcaatctgatttcagtattgacaatctggcgatgtccatgtgtagagttgtctcttgtgttattggaagagggtgtttgctatgaccagtgcattctcttggcaaaactttattagcctttgccctgcttcattttgtactccaaggccaagtttgcctgttactccaggtatttcttgacttcctacgtttgcattccagtgtcttataatgaaaaggacgtctgtTTTGAGTGTTAGTTGTggaaggtcttgtgggtcttcatagaaccattcagcttcttcagtattactggttggggcatggacttgagttactgtgatattgaatgcaaTGCAAGGTGTGTCTCATTTAATTCAGTCCAACAACCAGTGTTTAGGACCTACTGATGTTCTGCGGGCCCTGCCCTAGGTGCTTGATATAGTAGTGCACCGTGtatggaaaacaaaaaatctgCCCTGTAGCTCTTACATTCTTACAGCAAGCAATAAGCAAAtattaaagtattaaataaataaggtTATTGCACATGTTGATAACTgctatgaaaagaaaagtaaaataggaTAATGTGTAtcctgagtggagttccctgagGAAGAGTGAGCTTAACATTCAAGAGGTTAGTTAGGGTAGGCTGGGGAGAAGTTACTGTCAACACCAAGCTTGTAATGGAGTGATGGAAGCAGGATTGGCCAGAAAGAGAGGTTGAGTTGTGAAATTAGCTCATCAGAAGCCTCTGCCAATCCCCAAGAATGCTCTGAGCCTGGGATGACCTTTCAGAATTATTCCAAATTAAGGAAGGGAATGAGAAATTTATAtccttgcattgatcagtgaTAGAGGCTGTATCTGGAGAGGTACTGTGACTTTTGGCAAGactctttcctttcaaagagggCAATTCCTTGGGAGGAATTAGGATTTATGAGCAACTACCCCCAGAAACTGGGGGGATGACTGACAAGATCCTGAGGGTGGATCTGGATCATAGTATCCATTATGTTGTATTGAAGTGTGATTTAAACAAATCTAAGTTCATTCaataaacgtgtgtgtgtgtgtatgtgtgttaagcTGCTtcacatgtccaactctttgtgaccctatgaactatagctcaccaggctcctctgtccatgggattctccaggcaagaatactggaatgggttgccatgcccgcatctaggggatcttcccaatccagggatcgaacctgagtctcttttgtctcttaaAATGGCTGTCGGGTTTTTATCACTCaggccatctgggaaacccctcagtaaatttttactgagtacccaggtggtggtagtggtaaagagcctgcttgccaaagcaggaaactttagagatgcaggtttgatccctgggtcaggaagatcccctggagaagggaatggcaacccactccagtactcttgcctggagaatctgatggacagagaagcctgtgggcttgggtctgtagggttgcaaagagttggaagttggaa
Protein-coding regions in this window:
- the LIPT2 gene encoding putative lipoyltransferase 2, mitochondrial; this translates as MPQPAVRLVWLSQVPYAELLALQQRWLRRLQAEPGPEAGALLLCEPAGPVYTTGLRGGLTSEETARLRALGAEVRPLGRGGLATFHGPGQLLCHPVLDLRPLGLRLRTHVAALEACAVRLCELQGLPGARARPPPYTGVWLGERKICAIGVRCGRHVTSHGLALNCSTDLTWFEHIVPCGLVGTGVTSLSEELQRHVTVDEVIPRFLEAFKETYKCTLTSEDSPS